In the genome of Pediococcus claussenii ATCC BAA-344, one region contains:
- the proC gene encoding pyrroline-5-carboxylate reductase — MKIGFVGVGNMAQAIIKGMVENGYNGSDILVHSAHKSNYESFAKELDLVPVDNNLDLVDQSDIVVLAVKPNIALIVLDEIKDKMDQTKLLVSLVSGLSVNDMKMVLGQDQPVLRTMPNVNVEIGAGMTAVVSDQNLDTAPYAAGVEIFEKIGSSIEISEDDFPAFSALAGSSPAYVYLFIDALSRAGVKYGFTKETATKIAAQVVAGSAKMVQESEDIPYGLIDKVSSPGGTTVAGLLAMEEAGLSTAVVKGIDATIAKELRE, encoded by the coding sequence ATGAAAATTGGTTTTGTTGGCGTTGGAAATATGGCACAAGCAATTATCAAGGGGATGGTGGAAAATGGCTACAATGGATCAGACATTTTAGTTCATAGTGCCCATAAATCAAACTACGAGTCCTTTGCAAAAGAACTCGACTTAGTTCCAGTTGATAATAATTTAGATCTTGTTGATCAATCGGACATTGTTGTACTTGCCGTTAAGCCTAACATTGCACTAATAGTTTTAGATGAGATTAAGGACAAGATGGACCAAACAAAATTGTTAGTGTCGCTTGTCTCAGGATTAAGCGTCAATGATATGAAAATGGTACTTGGGCAAGATCAACCGGTTTTAAGGACTATGCCAAATGTTAACGTTGAAATTGGAGCGGGAATGACTGCAGTTGTTTCAGATCAAAACTTAGACACAGCACCATATGCAGCTGGGGTGGAAATCTTTGAAAAAATTGGTAGTTCAATTGAAATTAGCGAGGATGATTTTCCGGCATTTTCAGCTCTTGCAGGAAGTTCTCCAGCTTATGTATACCTATTTATTGATGCATTGTCTCGTGCAGGGGTTAAATATGGCTTCACAAAGGAAACTGCGACAAAAATTGCTGCACAGGTGGTTGCAGGTAGTGCCAAGATGGTTCAAGAATCTGAGGATATTCCCTATGGTTTGATTGATAAGGTTTCGTCCCCTGGTGGAACGACAGTTGCAGGTTTATTGGCGATGGAAGAAGCCGGACTTTCAACTGCAGTTGTAAAGGGAATTGATGCAACAATTGCAAAAGAGTTAAGGGAATAG
- the nagA gene encoding N-acetylglucosamine-6-phosphate deacetylase, with protein sequence MSTVLRHATIYTGLEKIEDGYIRFGKTIEAVGPMSEYKAQPEDDIHFVGEQIIVPGFIDVHTHGGYGFDAMDGDADQINEMVNDVVLNEGVTSIFCTTMTQSNENIEKAMRGVAAAAERNPVIQGVHLEGPFISTKYKGAQPEEYIKDPNVDLLARWNELSGNRVRLITIAPEHEGADEFEAYCLAHNIVPSVGHSDATRAQLLNSKVTHTTHLYNAQREFKHREPGVTGHAMLEDNIYAELIVDGFHIVPDMLKLAYEIKGPERIDLVTDSMRAKGVAEGTSELGGQTVYVKDKQARLEDGTLAGSVLAFDDAFRNAMRFFGCGIEEVVQMSSVNQAREFGLEQKGTLEVGKDADINVFDANLKKLDTYSYGRKFVNESK encoded by the coding sequence ATGAGCACAGTTTTACGACATGCAACGATTTACACTGGTTTGGAAAAAATCGAAGATGGTTATATTCGATTTGGTAAAACAATTGAAGCAGTTGGACCAATGAGTGAATACAAAGCTCAACCAGAAGACGACATTCATTTTGTTGGAGAACAAATCATTGTACCCGGATTTATTGATGTACATACACACGGTGGATACGGATTTGATGCAATGGATGGTGATGCCGACCAAATCAATGAAATGGTAAACGACGTTGTTTTAAATGAAGGTGTTACAAGTATTTTCTGTACAACAATGACACAATCAAATGAGAATATCGAAAAAGCAATGCGTGGTGTTGCTGCTGCCGCTGAACGTAACCCAGTGATCCAAGGTGTTCATTTGGAGGGACCTTTTATTTCAACTAAATACAAAGGGGCTCAACCTGAAGAATACATTAAGGATCCTAATGTGGATCTATTAGCGCGTTGGAATGAGTTATCAGGGAACCGAGTTCGATTAATTACGATTGCTCCAGAACATGAAGGCGCAGACGAGTTTGAAGCTTACTGTTTGGCCCATAATATTGTTCCATCTGTGGGACACAGTGATGCTACTCGTGCTCAATTATTGAACAGTAAGGTTACACATACAACTCATTTATATAATGCACAGCGTGAATTTAAGCACCGCGAACCAGGTGTTACGGGACATGCAATGCTTGAAGATAACATTTACGCTGAATTAATTGTGGATGGTTTCCACATTGTTCCAGATATGTTGAAGTTAGCATACGAAATCAAGGGACCAGAACGCATTGATTTGGTTACTGACTCAATGCGTGCTAAGGGTGTTGCCGAAGGAACTAGTGAATTAGGCGGTCAGACTGTGTACGTTAAGGATAAGCAGGCTCGTCTTGAAGATGGTACGTTGGCAGGCTCTGTGTTAGCCTTTGACGATGCTTTCCGTAATGCAATGCGTTTCTTTGGTTGTGGTATAGAAGAGGTTGTTCAAATGAGTTCTGTAAACCAGGCTCGTGAATTTGGCTTGGAACAAAAAGGTACATTAGAAGTTGGCAAAGATGCTGATATTAATGTTTTCGATGCTAATTTAAAGAAATTAGATACTTACAGTTATGGCCGTAAGTTTGTTAATGAATCTAAGTAG
- a CDS encoding GntR family transcriptional regulator has product MGSPVYIQIHNDIKKAIEAGKWKVGDRIPAERDLSENFNVSRMTLRQAISTLVDEGILERKVGSGTYVASQKVQEKVSGVTSFTDLTEAQGKHPSSKTITYHAGTPSLSEMEKLNLDDGELVVRMERIRYADEVPICYETATLPEKLVRNFSEDEVTRSLYKTLEDKAGLVIGRAEQTVSAMLASERVSEYLNIKRGDAILRLHQVSYSQEGKPFEYVRTQYVGDRFEFYLNR; this is encoded by the coding sequence ATGGGCTCACCAGTATATATTCAAATTCATAATGATATAAAGAAGGCCATTGAAGCTGGTAAATGGAAGGTAGGGGATCGTATTCCTGCTGAACGTGATTTGTCTGAAAACTTCAATGTAAGTAGGATGACATTGCGTCAAGCTATTTCAACCCTTGTTGATGAAGGAATTCTGGAACGTAAAGTTGGGTCTGGAACATATGTTGCGAGTCAGAAGGTTCAAGAAAAGGTTTCTGGCGTTACTAGTTTTACAGATTTGACCGAGGCACAGGGAAAGCACCCTTCAAGTAAGACAATTACTTATCATGCGGGAACACCTTCATTGAGTGAAATGGAAAAGTTGAATTTGGATGATGGCGAGTTAGTTGTTCGAATGGAGCGAATTAGGTATGCTGATGAAGTACCAATCTGTTACGAAACAGCAACTTTACCGGAAAAACTAGTTCGTAATTTCAGTGAAGATGAGGTAACACGTTCTCTCTATAAAACACTTGAAGATAAAGCTGGATTAGTGATTGGTCGAGCAGAACAAACAGTTTCTGCAATGTTAGCTTCAGAACGTGTTTCAGAATACTTGAATATCAAACGCGGTGATGCAATTTTGCGTTTACACCAAGTATCTTATTCACAAGAGGGGAAACCTTTTGAATACGTTCGAACTCAGTATGTTGGTGATCGTTTTGAATTTTACCTTAACAGGTAA
- a CDS encoding universal stress protein, producing the protein MKNERLSEPLSFKRILLTIDADDPNSSINAFRYAVTLAKDYEIELRIVSVLEDDDVNIFDAMTPGKVDRKEDDVNRTVEDYVKVARKAGADNVRGMSVGMGDVDDVILDQVIPKYKPDLIVCGSDTADASHRVPGAVGLRIAKRANVSVIVVR; encoded by the coding sequence ATGAAGAATGAACGATTAAGTGAACCGCTTTCTTTTAAGAGAATACTGCTTACAATTGATGCTGATGATCCTAATTCATCAATTAATGCGTTTAGATATGCTGTGACCTTGGCCAAGGATTATGAGATTGAGTTGCGAATCGTATCAGTTTTAGAGGATGATGATGTCAATATCTTTGATGCAATGACTCCTGGCAAAGTTGATCGAAAAGAAGACGATGTTAACCGTACTGTTGAAGATTATGTAAAGGTAGCTAGAAAAGCCGGAGCAGATAATGTACGAGGGATGAGTGTTGGCATGGGTGATGTTGATGATGTCATCCTCGATCAAGTAATTCCGAAGTATAAACCAGATTTGATAGTGTGTGGTTCTGATACTGCTGACGCAAGTCATCGAGTGCCGGGAGCAGTGGGATTAAGAATCGCCAAACGGGCAAATGTTTCCGTAATCGTAGTTCGATAA
- a CDS encoding Nramp family divalent metal transporter translates to MVAETDGQNKSLDEINGSIDVPQNAGPLKTFLAYLGPGVLVSVGYMDPGNWITSISGGAQFKYKLIFVILLSSLIAMLLQAMAARLGIVTGRDLAQLTREKTSKTGGIILFIITELAIMATDVAEIIGSGIALELLFGFPLIVGIIITAFDVLLLLLLMRLGFRKIEAIVATLVAVILFVFLYEVVLSKPDMPQVFAGFVPHQDLVTNKSMLYLGLGIVGATVMPHNLYLGSSISQTRKFDRNDEKSVRSALRYTVVDSNLQLTVAFVVNCLLLILGAALFFGTNSELGRFVDLYNALSNSKIVGAIASPILSMLFAIALLASGQSSTITGTLSGQIIMEGFIRLRMPLWAQRLLTRLISITPVLAFAIYYHGNEEKIEGMLTFSQVFLSVALPFAMVPLIIFTSSKKIMGPFANKTWVKVCAWISAIVLIILNIWLIAQTL, encoded by the coding sequence ATGGTTGCTGAAACCGATGGACAAAATAAGAGTTTAGATGAGATTAATGGTAGTATCGATGTTCCCCAAAATGCAGGCCCGTTAAAAACGTTTCTTGCGTACTTGGGACCAGGAGTTCTGGTTTCAGTCGGTTATATGGATCCAGGTAACTGGATTACTTCAATTTCTGGTGGAGCACAGTTTAAGTACAAATTAATCTTTGTTATCCTACTTTCAAGTTTGATAGCAATGCTGTTACAAGCTATGGCAGCGCGCTTAGGAATCGTTACTGGGCGTGATTTAGCACAATTAACACGGGAAAAAACTTCAAAAACTGGTGGAATCATTCTATTTATAATTACTGAACTAGCTATTATGGCGACAGATGTTGCTGAAATTATTGGTTCAGGTATTGCTTTAGAGTTATTATTCGGGTTTCCACTAATCGTTGGTATTATTATTACCGCGTTTGATGTTTTACTCCTATTGTTATTGATGCGATTGGGCTTTCGAAAAATTGAAGCAATCGTTGCGACACTGGTTGCAGTTATCCTGTTTGTATTCTTATATGAAGTGGTTTTATCAAAGCCAGATATGCCGCAGGTATTTGCAGGATTTGTGCCACATCAAGATTTGGTAACCAATAAATCAATGTTATACCTTGGCTTAGGTATTGTAGGTGCGACAGTTATGCCACATAATTTATACCTAGGATCATCGATTTCACAAACGAGAAAGTTTGATCGAAATGATGAGAAGAGTGTACGAAGTGCGTTAAGGTACACCGTTGTAGATTCAAACCTGCAGTTAACCGTTGCTTTCGTTGTTAACTGTCTGTTATTAATTTTAGGAGCGGCCTTGTTCTTTGGAACCAACTCAGAACTTGGACGTTTCGTTGATTTGTACAATGCACTTAGTAATTCTAAGATTGTTGGTGCGATTGCAAGTCCAATTCTAAGTATGCTATTTGCGATTGCTTTGCTTGCATCAGGTCAAAGTTCAACAATTACGGGAACTTTATCTGGACAAATTATTATGGAAGGTTTCATTCGTTTGAGAATGCCATTGTGGGCACAAAGGCTATTAACACGATTAATCTCGATTACCCCAGTTTTAGCATTTGCGATCTACTATCATGGAAACGAAGAAAAGATTGAAGGAATGCTAACGTTTTCGCAGGTGTTCTTGAGTGTTGCTCTTCCATTTGCGATGGTACCGCTAATTATTTTCACGAGTAGTAAAAAAATAATGGGACCTTTTGCCAATAAAACGTGGGTTAAAGTTTGTGCATGGATTTCAGCAATTGTGTTAATTATTTTAAATATTTGGTTGATTGCACAAACGCTGTAA
- a CDS encoding sensor histidine kinase, whose amino-acid sequence MVSIDIIPFLLINLVELSSIVLFGGCFDKKIFMLQNIIPLLLVAATLSGANLFLWDDVCVVGFIGFAVSYLTFKTSKLKTLNLVKVLSNASFKANWIYYSNIFVFGFILMNIIDNLIIMLVERIMYLTHNYSNEQSAMIIVTVLAVSLPMIMSLFGQGIKQINIHFPNLGHQDFQRILWVLSLIVFGTLLFLVSFLKSEQRFGTEIGVYVAIALIMLIVVGVSMFFYAKSAINNLETEYQVEQQATLEHYVKHLEKSYLKIRRFKHDYQNILLTLNSFIEEKDLVGLQQYYSELMEASNQALAVEKGQFNNLELIQNKPIKSLLYIKLSEAQEDGIDVALEVDHPVYFGKYDFELSRMIGILMDNAIEEAQRHKKAQIIVGIISSTEANQVIIRNPINSNFRLTKLTEKGFSTKGSGRGNGLATVRSIAKKHDDYTISFAINNSDLETTLAIQNQ is encoded by the coding sequence ATGGTTAGTATTGATATAATTCCTTTTTTATTGATCAACTTGGTAGAGTTATCTAGCATTGTTCTTTTTGGTGGCTGTTTTGATAAAAAAATTTTCATGTTACAAAATATTATTCCATTGTTACTTGTAGCTGCCACATTATCTGGTGCTAATTTATTCTTATGGGATGATGTTTGCGTTGTTGGATTTATTGGATTTGCGGTGAGCTATCTAACTTTTAAGACGAGCAAACTTAAAACTTTAAATTTAGTGAAAGTACTTTCCAATGCTTCGTTTAAAGCTAATTGGATTTACTATTCAAATATATTTGTATTCGGCTTCATATTAATGAACATTATTGATAACTTAATTATTATGTTAGTGGAACGAATTATGTATTTAACCCATAATTATTCCAATGAACAATCGGCAATGATTATCGTGACCGTTTTAGCTGTGTCACTTCCCATGATAATGTCGCTATTTGGACAGGGAATTAAGCAAATTAATATTCATTTTCCTAATCTAGGCCATCAAGATTTCCAACGAATTTTATGGGTACTATCCTTGATTGTATTTGGAACGTTGCTGTTTTTAGTAAGTTTTCTAAAAAGCGAACAAAGGTTTGGAACAGAGATTGGTGTATATGTAGCAATAGCCTTAATTATGTTAATAGTTGTGGGAGTTAGCATGTTTTTCTATGCTAAGAGTGCCATAAACAATTTGGAGACTGAGTATCAGGTTGAACAACAAGCGACCCTTGAACATTATGTAAAGCACTTAGAAAAGAGTTATCTAAAGATACGAAGGTTTAAACATGATTATCAAAATATTTTACTGACTTTAAATAGCTTTATTGAAGAAAAAGATTTAGTTGGATTACAACAATACTATTCGGAATTAATGGAAGCATCAAACCAGGCATTGGCAGTTGAAAAGGGTCAATTTAATAATTTGGAATTAATTCAAAATAAACCAATTAAGAGTTTGCTTTATATTAAGTTGTCAGAAGCGCAAGAGGACGGCATTGATGTCGCCTTGGAAGTTGATCATCCTGTTTATTTTGGTAAGTATGATTTTGAGTTATCACGGATGATAGGTATTTTAATGGATAATGCTATTGAAGAGGCTCAGCGGCACAAAAAGGCGCAGATAATAGTTGGTATTATTAGTAGTACCGAGGCTAACCAAGTCATTATTCGTAATCCTATTAATTCAAATTTTCGATTAACAAAATTAACAGAAAAGGGCTTTTCGACCAAAGGTAGTGGACGAGGAAATGGTCTTGCAACAGTTCGAAGCATTGCAAAAAAGCATGATGACTATACGATTTCGTTTGCAATTAATAATAGTGATTTAGAAACGACATTGGCAATACAAAATCAATAA
- a CDS encoding LytR/AlgR family response regulator transcription factor, giving the protein MVPIFICEDNPELLATYSNIIKNHIMINDFDMAVVSESTDSAKVTEYLRNNEVVNGVYFLDIQLDQSVKNGLESAVIIRELDPMAKIIFISTHSEMAILTFERKVEPLDFIMKDIGVNKVKTRIEEDIRVCYTRYLKTLNKTDVRFKYRIGSTERSINIKDVYYIESSSRAHKVVLHAKKRIEEYYDNIADIEQQYSTLFRCHRSFLINVDNVSSYDTKLKKIRFVDGETCPIAARKVRKFCKVIQN; this is encoded by the coding sequence TTGGTACCAATATTTATTTGTGAGGATAATCCAGAGTTACTTGCCACATATTCAAACATAATTAAAAATCATATTATGATTAATGATTTTGATATGGCGGTTGTAAGTGAATCAACTGATTCAGCTAAGGTTACGGAGTACCTAAGAAATAATGAGGTTGTTAATGGTGTTTATTTCTTAGATATTCAACTAGATCAGAGTGTTAAAAATGGACTTGAGAGTGCCGTGATTATTCGGGAGTTAGACCCGATGGCTAAAATAATCTTTATTTCAACCCATTCTGAGATGGCAATTTTAACCTTCGAAAGAAAAGTAGAACCGTTGGACTTTATTATGAAAGATATAGGTGTCAATAAAGTCAAAACACGCATAGAAGAAGATATCAGGGTTTGCTATACCAGATATTTAAAAACGCTTAATAAGACTGATGTTAGATTTAAATACCGCATTGGGTCTACTGAACGTTCCATTAATATTAAAGATGTGTATTATATTGAATCATCAAGTAGGGCGCATAAGGTTGTATTGCATGCCAAAAAACGCATAGAAGAATATTATGACAATATTGCTGATATTGAGCAGCAATATTCAACCTTATTCAGATGCCATCGAAGTTTTTTGATAAACGTGGACAATGTTAGTTCATACGATACAAAATTAAAAAAAATTCGGTTTGTTGATGGCGAAACCTGTCCAATTGCGGCTCGTAAGGTTAGAAAATTTTGTAAAGTCATCCAAAATTAG
- a CDS encoding WecB/TagA/CpsF family glycosyltransferase codes for MTFKTINILNVSFINTSATSFWKQLETDISAHKNRFVVTANPEIVMYARRNPKYHTILQQADYITPDGIGIVRATRKLSSPIPERITGYETFLELLRWGNDQGSRVYIVGSKPEVITKVATKIKSEYPNINLVGYHDGYFSNPKPILKAIQRQKPDMVFVATGFPKQEQFIAEYRHINDGLWMGIGGSFDVFSGTVKRAPLFWQNHHLEWLYRLITDPKRLKRQLVIPQFMWLMMWHQPK; via the coding sequence ATGACATTCAAGACCATTAACATCCTAAACGTGTCATTTATTAATACAAGTGCAACCTCTTTTTGGAAGCAACTAGAAACCGACATTAGTGCGCACAAAAACCGTTTTGTTGTCACAGCCAACCCTGAAATTGTGATGTACGCCCGTCGCAATCCCAAGTACCATACGATCTTGCAACAAGCAGATTATATTACTCCTGATGGAATCGGGATTGTGCGTGCTACACGTAAATTATCTTCTCCTATACCCGAACGAATTACCGGATATGAAACTTTTCTAGAACTTTTACGGTGGGGAAACGATCAGGGCAGTCGCGTGTATATTGTCGGTAGCAAGCCCGAAGTTATTACTAAAGTTGCTACAAAGATCAAAAGTGAATATCCCAACATTAATTTGGTCGGTTATCATGACGGTTACTTCAGTAATCCCAAACCAATCTTAAAAGCAATTCAGCGACAAAAACCTGATATGGTATTCGTCGCAACTGGCTTTCCAAAGCAAGAACAATTCATTGCAGAGTACCGCCATATTAACGACGGACTGTGGATGGGGATTGGTGGTAGCTTTGATGTCTTTTCAGGTACTGTTAAGCGAGCACCGCTATTTTGGCAAAACCACCATTTAGAATGGTTATACAGATTAATAACTGACCCTAAACGGTTAAAACGGCAACTAGTAATACCTCAATTTATGTGGCTAATGATGTGGCACCAACCAAAATAA